A segment of the Ipomoea triloba cultivar NCNSP0323 chromosome 1, ASM357664v1 genome:
GCCGAACTGAGAGAGGGACGCCCCTCTCTCGAACACCAGTATGCTATAtgtggcggaaaatgacttccgcccaaatttggcggaagtcattttccgccaaaataggcttattttccgttgactgggttttctcGTGGCtgccaaacacccaaagcccggaaaatgatttccggaaatcattttccgggcttccaaacacaccctaacttAGGAAAATAGGGTTGttttggaggaaaatgacttccgtcaaaatttaatttggtggaagtcattttccacaaACCAACCACACACAATAGCCTCAGCTCTGCCATAACTATGCCTATCCAACCATGATACAACAAACCCCTTGAACCGAGCCCGGTAAGTAACCACAACTTGCCTGCTtccttacactcaacaaactcgtCAACACAACCCAAGAGAGGTGTGAGGCGGCATTGCCCTTAGTCCTACACCAAGCTAAGACACTTTTTCAGAATTCAATAAAACAccgaaaatgaaactattttcaattcttaaaaattactcatttttcataaaacattttctAGAAGCTAactcattttcttattttccaaACACAAGCCCTAAATGAAATGAAAGATTTGTGTAACGAGTAAAGAGGAGATGTCTTACACGTAGCCACTGTAAAACCAAGAATCCCAACCTTGAGGAAGAATGATGTCGGAGAGGGAGGAGTTAAAAAATATGACCGTAGCATAACCTCTCCATGGCCTTCCCAAGATTGCCTTGCCATTTCCAGTCACATTGCAGTTCTTGAAAACAAATGCATTGCTATCATTTGCACCTGACCTTCCTTGTGCTGTTATGCACCCTATATTGCCTGCTCCCATTGATGATCCAACATTCACCACTATTCTACACTCCTAAACAAACAACTAACCAACATTGATGCACAGAACAAATATTTcggaaaaaattaaaccatgTCACTCAGAGCAACCTTTTAAGATTTCTTTTCGAATTTGTGAAAAATGCAGAATGCATGGTGCCATTGGCCACTTATCAAGGGacattaattttttgaataaactatttttaaaacTCAATTAAACAACTAACTCTTAAACTttatttcaaattctttccttGAATTTGAAATGAAGGAAATTAGTTGTgccaataaattaattatatcgCTTTGCAGGGGCGGGGCGATCAAGTGTGGGGACAATGGGAGCAGTTGTCCCCCTCCCTCACCTCACCCCAGCCTACTCCTTAAATATAGGGGCCccattgtgtatatatatagagtaaatgtttaaatataagtaatatagacaaaattattaaaagatgAGTTAACTTAGATGGTAAAGTATTTATATGTACTAAAGGTTGAACCCACTGCACACatttatatttcatttgttttaatttttcatccTTAGGGGAGAAAATATTTGGCTCCGACAGCCCTGTTGCTTTATAgtgattaattgattaatttcaTCCCCTTTTTTGTACATATTATCACAAATTAAATGTATAGATTAAAGTCATGTtaaataatacatatttttGTATAAGAACAAATTTCATATGAATAACATTAGCATAAGAAAGATCATATTATTCCTAATACATTTACTTAGCTTCTTTTCACTTCTTGCACCTTGATGTGTTACTAatcattacaatttattttttttttcctttgtgtCTCTTCTGCCCACTAAATATAGATCTTATTGTACGTGAAAGAGTTCTATTACATGCATTCCCAAATCTTACTCTCTAAATTTTACTTCCTAATGTGGTGGACACTGATAAGCTACTTTTTTTTCATGTGGTCTTAATATAAATGTCTACACCAAGATTTTGTGTGTGGGAGTAAAAAGTTGAGAGTGGAAAATGGGAGTACACATAGATtctaaatgaaaatatatatcatcaaaattacaaatattatattctagaagaaatgaaaaaatcttTATACATTAACTAGGAAtttggaaaaatattatttaaatttaaaaatcaaaataaaaaaccaataaaaaagacaatgaaacaaacaaaacaagTGTGGTACCTCAAAAATAGACTGACCAGCACCAAAGATGAAGTCGATGGCCCCTTCAATGATGCAATGCTTGAAATAGTGTCTGCCCATGGCATCCAACAATGTGTCTTGCACGCCGGAGAAATTGCAATGGTAAAACGCCGTTCTGTCGCCGGTGACCATGGCCGCCACCGCCTGTTTAATACGGCGGGCACCAGACTTCTTGGGAGGATAATTATAAGAATTCTGTTAACGGTTATACATAACTATAATTATGAATCCATAAGAGCAACGAACGAAACTAGATTAAGAAACATAATTTAGTGTGTGTAAGTACCACAAAATTAAGGTTTTCAACTTTGATATTGTCAGCATAGGATGTAAAAGTTGGGCATGAGTTGATGGAACCACTGCTCCCCCAAACAATGCTGGCTCTTTTATTACCATCTCCCTTGAGATAAATATATTGCTTGTCAACCGGAATAGTTACCTTCTCCCTGAATATAAAAATCACCAAAATAACTTATATTAGATGCCAATTGTTAGGaattaggatcaaacgcttagcACTATGCTAAAAGTTTTAGCTCACAGCAAAGACACCATCAACTTATTTCCTTTTATACCGTCATGACATTTTAGAGAGGCAGGGTGCTAACTGCTGAACTTGACCCCTTACTTAACTTCACCTGCCTCTACCAAAAATCCCTTACCCACTAAttgttggacttgaccctttaaTTACAGACTTTTGCCACccaacaatattaataaaatcatgtaaataaaagtgaaattaatgaATGTATCCTAAATGGGAGATATACAATACATACTTGTAGATGGCATGCTTGATGGAAATGCAAACCCAGTGGGAGTTGTTGGAGGGGACTGAATCTATGGCGGATTGGATGGTTGTGAAGTTGGAGGATGAGGATGAGGCTGAGGGGTCAACATGGATGGTGGAATGTGGTCGTTTTCCATTGACGACCAATCCGAAAAGCAAGGAAAAGAGGACGAGATTCTtcagcattatatatatatatgttatatttttactcaCCTTAATTAGCTATGAAGAATGGCAGATAGATTATTTTGGTCAAATTTCAGAGCAAGGAGTTGATACGATGTATGAAAGTGCAGATCAGATGAAGTAGGAATCGGCCGATTATATATGTATCATGTCCAACTGTCGAAGACTGTATAGTCTTTGTCAGTTTTCACCCCAATTGGCTCCGCTGGTTGTTTTCGTTTGTTTTGCTGGCGCTGCCCCTTGTGGCCTTGTGGGtgagttttaactttaattttaacacTGCTGACGATTGAGTCTCCGGTAAGACTATcttttgaactttaatttgaCAGATAAATATGGTATGAGAATGTAATAAGtgaaagtataatatttatgacCAAAAAAGTgtgatatttaaaaaagaaagtacaaattttaaattaaaatgtaatatttaagtgttgaataattattaatatttatggatGAATAGAAGATCCCTGAGGTctcataatatttttaataagatataaccatatttaattaatttgtgacGTGGTCGGTTAATTCATTTATGGTTagtcaataaatataaagaattattacatttattcgttattattaaataatagtctttttgtctcactttttatgtgtctgatttaGTTAACGAGATTTGgctgaaatttttttaatctaatttttcataatattaagtttaatattaaaatacaaaattaat
Coding sequences within it:
- the LOC116001318 gene encoding probable pectinesterase 29 isoform X2; translated protein: MLKNLVLFSLLFGLVVNGKRPHSTIHVDPSASSSSSNFTTIQSAIDSVPSNNSHWVCISIKHAIYKEKVTIPVDKQYIYLKGDGNKRASIVWGSSGSINSCPTFTSYADNIKVENLNFVNSYNYPPKKSGARRIKQAVAAMVTGDRTAFYHCNFSGVQDTLLDAMGRHYFKHCIIEGAIDFIFGAGQSIFEECRIVVNVGSSMGAGNIGCITAQGRSGANDSNAFVFKNCNVTGNGKAILGRPWRGYATVIFFNSSLSDIILPQGWDSWFYSGYV
- the LOC116001318 gene encoding probable pectinesterase 55 isoform X1; protein product: MLKNLVLFSLLFGLVVNGKRPHSTIHVDPSASSSSSNFTTIQSAIDSVPSNNSHWVCISIKHAIYKEKVTIPVDKQYIYLKGDGNKRASIVWGSSGSINSCPTFTSYADNIKVENLNFVNSYNYPPKKSGARRIKQAVAAMVTGDRTAFYHCNFSGVQDTLLDAMGRHYFKHCIIEGAIDFIFGAGQSIFEECRIVVNVGSSMGAGNIGCITAQGRSGANDSNAFVFKNCNVTGNGKAILGRPWRGYATVIFFNSSLSDIILPQGWDSWFYSGYVDQLTFAEVNCYGPGSNTSNRVAWEAQLSQEMAEYFTSSNFIDADKWISKQPH